Proteins encoded in a region of the Brachyhypopomus gauderio isolate BG-103 unplaced genomic scaffold, BGAUD_0.2 sc74, whole genome shotgun sequence genome:
- the LOC143491361 gene encoding E3 ubiquitin/ISG15 ligase TRIM25-like has product MAEAILTTQDLFNCPICLDLLKDPVAIPCGHSFCLGCINDCWDQDDQKGSYSCPQCRHSFTPRPVLNKNTMLAELTDKLRKTKLQDVAPVVSSVIPGDVECDVCSERKCQAVKSCLACLLSFCEAHVQNHYETPAYKRHKLIEASMNLQEKICGLHDRLLEVFCRKDQKLMCLLCMDMHICHEMASAEVERNVKQGCLVNLQRQTVERIQPGEEKLKKLREAMKFLQCSAQAALEESDNLFTELIQSIEQRCSDVKEMIRAQEKAELNHIEELVRNVEQEITDLRRRDAELEKLSLSDDHIHFLQMFPSVSALPVVTDISRIDTQPKFSLEFVKKICSEMNRRMNDDLTKLEMVKISEVRSILPWEPKTREELLKYSCRLTFNPDTLGNLQISERNKTASIPIPCFSWSGAEVVCSEGLSGRCYWEFERSGYVSVMLSYDNDYRKNLWDEVGLRSISVSTFSFDEWDSQLKPPTSSKIGVYLDHNAGILAFYRVSNNMELIQRIYTTFTHPLYPRFRLKLITSLVRLCDL; this is encoded by the exons ATGGCAGAAGCTATCCTCACAACTCAGGATTTGTTCAACTGCCCCATCTGTCTGGATTTGCTGAAGGATCCGGTGGCTATTCCCTGTGGACACAGTTTCTGTCTGGGATGTATCAATGACTGCTGGGATCAGGATGATCAGAAGGGATCCTACAGCTGCCCCCAGTGCAGACACAGCTTCACACCAAGACCTGTTCTCAACAAGAACACCATGCTGGCTGAACTGACTGACAAACTGAGGAAGACAAAACTCCAAGATGTTGCTCCTGTTGTCTCCTCTGTTATACCTGGAGATGTGGAGTGTGATGTCTGCTCTGAGAGAAAATGCCAAGCTGTCAAGTCCTGCCTGGCGTGTCTGCTGTCCTTCTGTGAAGCACATGTTCAGAATCATTATGAAACTCCTGCGTACAAGAGACACAAACTGATTGAGGCCTCCATGAATCTCCAGGAGAAGATCTGTGGTCTTCATGACAGGCTCTTGGAGGTCTTCTGTCGTAAAGATCAGAAGCTCATGTGTCTTCTGTGCATGGACATGCACATTTGTCATGAGATGGCTTCAGCTGAAGTAGAACGCAATGTGAAGCAG GGCTGTTTGGTGAACCTGCAAAGACAAACTGTGGAGAGAATCCAGCCGGGCGAGGAGAAGTTGAAGAAGTTAAGAGAGGCTATGAAGTTTCTCCAG TGCTCGGCGCAGGCAGCATTGGAGGAGAGCGACAACCTCTTCACTGAGCTGATTCAGTCTATTGAGCAAAGATGCTCTGACGTGAAAGAGATGATCAGAGCTCAGGAAAAGGCTGAACTGAATCACATTGAAGAACTCGTGAGGAACGTGGAGCAGGAGATCACTGATCTGAGGAGGAGAGATGCTGAGCTGGAGAAGCTATCACTCTCAGATGATCACATCCACTTCCTCCAG ATGTTCCCCTCAGTCTCGGCCCTTCCTGTAGTTACCGACATATCCAGGATTGACACTCAGCCCAAGTTTTCTTTGGAATTTGTGAAGAAAATTTGCTCCGAGATGAACAGACGAATGAATGATGACCTGACCAAACTGGAAATGGTGAAAATATCAGAGG TGCGCAGTATCTTGCCATGGGAACCAAAGACCAGAGAAGAGTTATTGAAAT ATTCCTGTCGGCTCACGTTTAACCCAGATACATTGGGTAATCTTCAGATATCTGAGAGAAACAAAACTGCATCAATACCAATACCATGTTTTTCATGGTCAGGTGCAGAGGTCGTATGTAGTGAGGGTCTGTCTGGACGTTGTTATTGGGAGTTTGAGAGAAGTGGATATGTTTCAGTCATGCTCTCGTATGACAATGACTACAGGAAGAATCTTTGGGATGAGGTGGGCTTAAGGAGCATCTCAGTCTCCACGTTCTCCTTTGATGAATGGGACAGTCAGTTAAAACCACCTACATCCTCCAAAATTGGAGTATATCTGGATCACAATGCAGGAATTCTGGCCTTCTACAGGGTCTCTAACAACATGGAGCTCATCCAGAGAATCTACACAACGTTCACTCATCCCCTCTACCCCAGGTTCAGGCTAAAGCTGATAACCAGTTTGGTTCGACTTTGTGATCTCTGA